The genomic segment GGCGCCGGGCTCGGCCTGTCCATCGTGCGGTCGGTCGCCCAGGCGCACGACGGGAGCGTCTACGCCCAGCCCGCCGAATCCGGCGGGCTCGTGGTCGGGGTGTGGTTACCGGAATCGAGATGACCCATCACTCCGCGTGTCGGCGAGCGCGGATCGCCGGACTTCGGCAAGATCACCCCAGGAATGTCGAACGGATGGCACAAGCATCGGCGCGCCTACCACGTCAAGCCGACGCGCCGAAGTAGGCTGGACACCCACACGAGTGAGCCTCGTGCGGTACAGGGTTGAGCGATTTCGGCCACGGTTTGACGGAGTGGAGAGCAGCGGGGAGGCGAGGAAGGTGCGAGCGCTGAGGGTGGTCGGGCTGCACGAGGACGGCCGGTCCATCGTGTGCGAAGACACGGCCCGTGGTGAGCGCTTCCTGCTGCCCGCCGACGAACGCCTGCGGGCCGCTGCCCGCGGTGACATCACGCGACTGGGGCAGATCGAAATCGAGCTGGAGAGCCAGATGCGTCCACGTGAGATCCAGGCCCGGATCCGGGCCGGGGAATCCGTCGAGCAGGTCGCCAACAGCGGGGGCATCCCGGTGGCGCGGGTGGAGCGCTTCGCCTACCCGGTGCTGCTGGAGCGCTCGCGCACGGCGGAGATGGCCCAGGCCGCGCACCCGGTCCGCGAGGACGGGCCCGACGTGCAGACGCTCGGCGAGGTGGTCGCCTACGCCTTCGGGGTGTTCGGGCAGGACTACACCGGTGCCAGCTGGGACTCGTGGAAGGGCGAGGACGGCAAGTGGGTGGTGTGCCTGAACTGGCAGACCGGCCGCTCGGACAACCGCGCGCACTGGTGCTTCGCGCCGGGTGCGCACGGCGGCACCGTCTCCGCGCTGGACGAGAACGCCCAGGCGCTGATGGACCCGAACGCCTACCGGTCGCTGCGCGCGGTCGACGCGCTCGGCAGGCCGTCCGCGCCCGCGCCGGTGGAGGAAGAGCAGCCCACGCTGGACGGTGAAGCGGAGAAGGTGGCCGAGACGCCGGTCGCGGAGGTGCCCGAGGTCGCCGGTGAGACGGCCGTGGTCGCCGCCGGCGACGGTGGACTGCCGCTGCCCGGGGTCGAAGAGCAGGTCGAAGCCGCCAAGGCGACGCCGCGCCCGCCCAAGAAGAAGGGCAGGCCGGCCGTACCCGCCTGGGAGGACGTCCTGCTCGGAGTCCGCTCCTCGCGCGGTTGACTTGACGCAACCCGAGAACGGTGACGAACCGCTCGACCCGGCCGAAGAAGAGGGCCCGGTCGGGGGTGGGTTCACCGGCGGCGTGCGCGAGCTGATCGACCCACCCGAGCCGGACGAACCAGACGCCGAGCCAGACGAGCCGTGATGTCACGAATGTGGCTTTGGGGACGAAAAACGTCTCGAAAGCCACATTCGTGACACCGGCCTCAGCCGAACACGACCGCCAGGACGCCGATCCACGAGAAGGCGAGTCCCCCGGCGGCGCCCAGCACCACCCATCGCAGGATGGGCAGCTTCCGGCCCAGCCACAGCGAAGGCGCCAGGCCAGCCGTGACCAGCACCGCCGCGACGAAGGCCAGCAGGCCGCTCGTTTCCGCGGCCAGCGTCCGCGCCAGCGCGAGCATCGCGACGAAGACCACCACCGCGACGAAAGCGGCGACCGTGAGGCCCGTGGCCCACG from the Amycolatopsis magusensis genome contains:
- the sepH gene encoding septation protein SepH, which codes for MRALRVVGLHEDGRSIVCEDTARGERFLLPADERLRAAARGDITRLGQIEIELESQMRPREIQARIRAGESVEQVANSGGIPVARVERFAYPVLLERSRTAEMAQAAHPVREDGPDVQTLGEVVAYAFGVFGQDYTGASWDSWKGEDGKWVVCLNWQTGRSDNRAHWCFAPGAHGGTVSALDENAQALMDPNAYRSLRAVDALGRPSAPAPVEEEQPTLDGEAEKVAETPVAEVPEVAGETAVVAAGDGGLPLPGVEEQVEAAKATPRPPKKKGRPAVPAWEDVLLGVRSSRG